The DNA window actacacaaacatgtaagttcaaattcaacttctacatttcgtaacgaaaaaaaacaaattaaaccgcagctagttaatgtatattcacagtcaacttaatttaaacttgtatgtttaCAGGGCGATATATGATatgttaatatatcttttttttcaaattttttcataactatttaagtgGCATGAAAACAATGAGGAGATATCCTCTCGAGAGATAAAGTCTACTTCCTTGATTTCCGGCATCTTTATAAATAgaacatccatccatccatccatgattCACACTCAAACCGATCACCAAACATTTCTCGACACACTCGCGCGCGCAGGTACACAAACATGGTGCACGAGGCTATCAATGGACATGGCCACGAGGTGACCGTGAAGGtgacgtcggcgtcgacggtggcgccggcgctgccggTGCAGGAGCACCGGCTGCCGCTGTCCAACCTCGACCTCATCCTGCCGCCCATGGACGTCGGCGTCTTCTTCTgctacggcgccggcgagggctccggcggcggcggcgcgctgctgccggcggcgaccctCAAGGCCGCGCTGGCGAAGGTGCTGGTGGCGTACTACcctctcgccggcgaggtcgtggtCAATACCCGCGGCGAGGGGGAGCTCCTGtgcagcggccgcggcgtcgactTCGCCGAGGcgaccgccggcgacgccgtgctGCGTCAGCTCCGGCTTGCCGTGGTCGACGAGAGCGCCGAGAAGCTTGTGCCCAAGAAGAAGGCTGGCGTCATGTGCGTGCAGGTTAGCGTCacgttttttttggattttgcTATTTTCGTTACGACAGAATTTTGTActcctatttttttaaaactttttttagaattttgtactcctattttttttaaactttttttagaattttgcATCAATATTCGTATTCTTGTATGTACAACttatagttaaaaaaatagtttctcAACAATTGTTTTTCTAAATGTATGATTTTTATAtgtttattgttttattttgttattttatttaaaacgggttattttttttaagataatggaatgaaaaacatcccggcctttgctcaaaagagctacagccaattattacagtCTAGCACTCTCGAGGAGTAAAGTCTAAAATAAAGCAATCACACTAAATAAAAGAAGGAAAGGCAAACAAGGCAAGGAGAACATTATTCCAGTCTATcggtgaatctccatccatagttgGCAAAGAGTTGCATAACCATCGTCTCAAGCGTACGGCATGCAACCAACGGCCTCATCACACTTTTGTAGCTGAGCCCATAGCCAGAGCTAGTATGTTGTCCTGAAAATTATCTACATATAGGAAACagatggtgatttatcaaaaacccTATCATTCCTGCTCAACCACAGAACCCAACATAAGGCAGAGGCTCCAATCAGTATTAGTCTACTCTTTTTCTTATCAACCCCCCAGAAGCCAATCAtcaaaaatatcatatatgttACTGGGAAGGCataatccaaaagaaaactgaactgctctctaaataaactttgcataatgacattctataaataaatattcaatggttttattttttatgcagAAACAATAATTCAAGTTGTCATTCTAATTTCGTCTTGCTAAAATCTACAATATTCGAAGCCATAAATCCACTGAAAGATAAATACGTAGTCTTTCTTTTAAGCGAAGAAGCGAAGCAATATGTTTTCGTCGCTCGTACAGTTGCAGCAACTGCACACGTGGCTGCAAAAGTGCAAGATTAAGCAATACGAAATCTGTCAGCAGATGGATAGCTATTCCGTTTTTTGATTGATCGTATCGGATCCGCACGTGAGCTGCAGGTGACCAAGTTCAagtgcggcggcgccgtcgtgggCTGCACCTTCGACCACCGCGTCTGCGACGCCTACTCCTTCAACATGTTCCTCGTCGcctgggccgccgccgcacggggcagctccgccgcgccggcgccgtccttcGACCGGTCTTTCCTCGCGCCGACCAGCCCGGCTCCGCCGTGCCCCGACGCGCTCTCGGACAGGCTCTTTGTCCCCGTCAGCtgcgtgccggcgccgccgtcttccgccccggaggccgccgccgccgccgtcaaccgCATCTtccgcgtggccgccgccgacgtcgcggcGCTGCAGGCCGCGGCGGGGCCAGGGCGCACCAAGCTGGAGGCGTTCACTGCCCACCTCTGGCAGCTCCACgccagggcggcggcgtccccgccgcgccaccgccgttcGTGCTGCATGGGCGTCGTCGTGGACGGGCGCacgcgcctccgccgcgacggcgccATGGGGGCTTACTTCGGCAACGTGCTGACCATCCCCTACGGCGCCATGAGCTCCGGCGACCTGTCCGCCATGCCCCTCGCGGACGTCGCGGGCGACGTGCACCGgtgggtggcggaggcggcgacgcgcgacCACTTCCGGGGCCTCGTCGACTGGGTCGAGCAGCTGCGGCCGGAGCCGTCGGTGGCGAGGGCCTAcctgggcggcgacggcggcgcggaggcggcggcgtgcgtggTGTCGTCGGGGATGAGGATGCCGGTCGGCGAGGTGGACTTCGGGCGGGGGCGGCCGGCGTTCGCGTCTTACCACTTCCCGTGGCCGGGCGGCGCCGGGTACGTGATGCCGATGCcgagcgcgcgcggcgacggcgactgggTGGTGTACgtgcacgcggcggcggaggtggtgaaggcgatggaggaggaggagaccacCGTGTTCAGGGCCCTCGAGTCGGACTACGTGTTCGGTCCGGTGCAGCAGTAAACACATGCAAAAACACAATAATACACACGGTAAAAGTTGTGCCCGGGATGGCACCATCGTGGCATCACAAACATCTGCGTGCGTGCACATGTGTCGTAGTAACTGTAAGCTGTAAGCATTTATATACCGTTTTGTACTCGTTGTACCGTGGTACGTATGGTATGTTGTaaattgtaagtttgtaacGGTCTTGTTGCATTGCTTGTACAAAATGGAAGGAAATTGTTATGCTTACTATCCGTACAAAATGGAAGGAAATTGTTATGCTTACTATCCAACTGTTCGACTTACGTACGACTGAATTCAACCAACGATTAATATGAAATGCTCCATTTTAATCGATTTATGGTTGCATGTCTCTGGTTAACAAGACCATGGGCCGACCTGAGCCATGTCTGCTGCTGGGCCATGTCTATTGGCGAACATGTCGGGCCGACacgggaaactattctaatccctcgaggggttGTTCCCTCGTTTGCTTAAAAACCATCTAAACAGTTAtaaaaaattctggaaaaaattgacaacattcatacaacacatatatacaactccacaaaatcttaagtccaaactcaactcacacgtcgagatataaaaaagacaaattcagcgtatgaatagaagcgtactgtttatatctaaatttgtctttttttttcttgatgcaTAGATCGAATTTAAACTTGAATTTTAGTGGACTAGTATGTATCATTATATTctacattgtcaaattttttcagaatttttcacaactatttacatcgaatttgaaagaaaaagatatacgaggggatatcccctcgaggggtTAGAATCCACTCCCGGGCCGACACCTAATCTGGGCTCAAAGTTCACGCATGGTCCAGTACGTTGCCCTGCCCCAAACCCGCGCGCCGGCGACTTGACACTGCGCCGCGCGTCTAATTATTCTTGGATGGATTCCTCTCGTTTTCTCGTTGCATAAACATGCACGGAGATGGGACAAATCAAGAATCAACCTAAGGCAGGGAGTACTCACGCCTGAAATTTGCAAGCaagcaaaattttaaaatcaaggTTTGCTGGAGCTGAGACCTGAGCATCGTGCACTCGGCTTGTCCACACACACCGACGTCGTACTGAACTATTAGTTGATAATAGTGCATCGCGCATTAATGTTCACGCAACAAAGGGGTGCCCAAAGCTGCAAAGCGAGCGCAACTCAAGATTTCTTGTGATGAAACCCGTTCACTCGGGTTCAagttaattataaattttaataggGGTGTtcgtatttatggctaattattattTCAGTGGTAAGCGACGTACTCGTTGACAGCGAGATGTCTATAGTAACTTCATTAATCTCAATATATACTGGACTAGTCTTTCGAAAGTGTTCATAAGAATAAAGTGTacgtgtatatatttataggggTGGATACAGGGCCGTCTTCAGAAATTTGGGGCCCTGGAACGAAATGCCAATCGAGGCCctaaatttaagaaaaattcATATATCTAATCTAATATATGAGGGATGATTTTAGCTTTAGTATGTATTATTTCGTGCAATATTTACAAATATCATCATCTGTATagtgttttttaaataaaatcttcAATTGTTCGTAATTAATATTATTGAAGACATCATTTTCAGCACCTAAATCATACTTTATCTTTCTAGAAGGCATGATGAGGTGATTGACGAAACAAATCTATTCTATTTTTAAACAAAAGCAAAGACATGTGTTTGATTCAATAAGTAAACCATTCAATCGTTCGTTTACTCACAATAATGTAAGGGACTGTCTATATATCATTTGACAGAATACCCCTTAAGAATCTTGTAAATTTTGAACCACCCTATTGCTTTAAGATTTGTACAGGCAATCAAACCCTAAAAAACCTCTTCTTTCCTGATTCCCCCTCACGCCGCCCCGCTCCTCAGCGTGAGCACattctgcgccgccgcccggcctcgTCGGCTGGCCGGAAGGTGTCAACGGCGCTAGAAAGGGCCccccggccggcctcctccccctcatcctctctctcccacctcaCCTCCCTACTCGAGCTATCGAAGGTGAGATGCTCCCAACCCGGCGTCTTCCTCGTCTCCGGCGACTCCTCGCCACCGGATCTACCACCATAAGCTCGCTATGCCCCCGCCACCAACGCCGGCCCACCACCCTACTCCGTCCTCGTGGCTCCGCCGGCGCCTCGCCACCCGCCCACTCCGACGCCTACCGCCAGGCCGCTACTTCCCACgaccatccctctaagcccagcaaactccctcttcttccccctccccctcccacccctcCCCAACCCGGGACCCTAATTCATCAGCCCTCTGCCAGAGTTTGGGTTGTCGCCggtgccggagaagaagaggagtttGCCGGAGTTAGAGAAAGTAGTTGGAGCACGAATTTATAAATTACCTAATGAAGTGATTAGTGAAACTGGCAGGCGGCAGTCGCTAGACGTTGCTTTAGGCTCGGCCTCCACGCTCGCCTCCAGTTGTCCGCCTCGCCGTTGGTTGCCGCGATACGTGCTaccgccgcccgcccgctcgATCGTAGGCTGCCTTCGCCGTCTTGACGCACGCACGTGCAATATGTGGGAATTATATGATGAAACCGCTCCTTCGTTCATGACTCGTGACACCTCGATGCACACAACTAAGGCATGCGATCTTCAATCGCTTGACGCTCACGATGCATCGGTTTTGCTTCTACCCAACTCTCcccgtcccataaaaaccaaTCTATTACTGGaggtgacacattctaatattaTGAAGCTCTCATTAGCAGATCGCCAGGTATGTGGCCCACCCTAGGTGGTGGCGTGGGGCCCCCAAAAATTGGAGGCCCTGTGCGGTCGACGGGTTCGCTCTCCCCATCGATGGCACTGTGTGGATACGGGTGTGTTGTGAGCGTATATTTTGTACCGTgtgtttctttaaaaagaaattgTCCTAAGCTAAAAATTGGGGCCATGTGCGGTTGACGGGTTCGCTCTCCCCCATCGATGGCCCTGCGTGGATACGGATATATTGTGAGCGTCTATTTTGTACcatgtgtttcttaaaaaaaaaattgtcctaAGCTACGAGCTATAGCTAGTGACAACTGACCAGCATGGCCTGTTCGTCGAAGCCGGCCGTACGTGTTTTGCGTGCTATGGACTATGGTAGCCTGTTGCGCTTGCGCGCGCACCTAACGTTTTGTGCGTGTGTGCATGCGTGCGACGGTGGTGTCTGTGTGCACGCGCGCGCGTGCTTTGTGCGACGTTTCGAAGGGACGTGACAATGAGAGGAGGAAGAGTACAGTGGACATGCGTACGTACAAACTGATGATCGATGCACACAGATCAGATTTTACATGCAGCCAACGGGTGCTTGTCAGTTTATTACGATGGTGGAGATATTAATAGGGATGAAACGTACTactccatcctataaaaaagCAAATCCTATCTACGAAGAGGAACTGAAGTAGTTGACTGTCCGTGCTGACTGACGGAGAGGTTAACACCAAGTGAAGCAAAAGGGTCGACCTAACTACCACTCTATATATAGCCTGGACCGGAACTGGCCAGAATTCGTGAGAGATCAATCGATGTCATGCGTGTTAACTTGGATTCAACCATGCATTTTTGCCGGATCGGTGAATGTAACACCACTCGATCTCGCTCTCTTGGCAAAATGGCAACCGAAATCGACCAACCTGGCTTCCCCCTTAATTTGATCCCAAAAATATAGGGAAAGGTCATTACCACGAATATTATATATGATCCATCCATCTCGTTAGTTCGCTGGTTGCCGTCAATGCGAGCGTACGTACGTCTCATGCACGCGCTGTAGATAGAGAACGACGTACCTCTCCTCTCAGCAGTGTACGTACAGCACCGGAGTCGCTTTCATCGATAACCATTTTCACATGACTCGATctgtacaaaataaaaaaaaagtcggGAATTACCGTAACTATTTTGCTGATCATGGTTTATCCTttcgcggggggggggggggggggggggggtcagaCGGACGATGATTACAAAGCTGGGATATATATTCGCTGTACCTCATCTGACTATCACATCGCAGCTGCAAAAGAAGAGGCACTATATATCGTGGGTGTGACAAGGGAAGGTGTAGCCGAGAAGTCAATTCGACCGATCGAGCCATGTCTCGAGTGGTTGGCCGGCTCATGGGGTCTCGATTAAGATTTTCAGGATCTGAATTATCTGTAGTTGGAAAACTAAACGATAATAt is part of the Oryza glaberrima chromosome 4, OglaRS2, whole genome shotgun sequence genome and encodes:
- the LOC127770606 gene encoding coniferyl alcohol acyltransferase-like, which translates into the protein MVHEAINGHGHEVTVKVTSASTVAPALPVQEHRLPLSNLDLILPPMDVGVFFCYGAGEGSGGGGALLPAATLKAALAKVLVAYYPLAGEVVVNTRGEGELLCSGRGVDFAEATAGDAVLRQLRLAVVDESAEKLVPKKKAGVMCVQVTKFKCGGAVVGCTFDHRVCDAYSFNMFLVAWAAAARGSSAAPAPSFDRSFLAPTSPAPPCPDALSDRLFVPVSCVPAPPSSAPEAAAAAVNRIFRVAAADVAALQAAAGPGRTKLEAFTAHLWQLHARAAASPPRHRRSCCMGVVVDGRTRLRRDGAMGAYFGNVLTIPYGAMSSGDLSAMPLADVAGDVHRWVAEAATRDHFRGLVDWVEQLRPEPSVARAYLGGDGGAEAAACVVSSGMRMPVGEVDFGRGRPAFASYHFPWPGGAGYVMPMPSARGDGDWVVYVHAAAEVVKAMEEEETTVFRALESDYVFGPVQQ